A section of the Bombus huntii isolate Logan2020A chromosome 5, iyBomHunt1.1, whole genome shotgun sequence genome encodes:
- the LOC126865415 gene encoding spectrin beta chain isoform X4 — translation MTTDISVVRGGWDPTLQQEIVDEYEYDGGNSSSRLFERSRIKALAGERELVQKKTFQKWVNSHLVRCSCRIGDLYVDLRDGKMLIKLLEILSGERLPRPTKGKMRIHCLENVDKALQFLREQRVHLENMGSHDIVDGNPRLSLGLIWTIILRFQIQDITIEETDNQETKSAKDALLLWCQMKTAGYHNVNVRNFTTSWRDGLAFNAIIHKHRPDLIQFDKLSKSNAIYNLNNAFNVAEDKLGLTKLLDAEDIFVDHPDEKSIITYVVTYYHYFSKMKQETVQGKRIGKVVGIAMENDRMIHEYESLTSDLLRWIEGTIEALGDRRFANSLVGVQSQLSQFSNYRTVEKPPKFVEKGNLEVLLFTLQSKMRANNQKPYTPKEGKMISDINKAWERLEKAEHERELALREELIRQEKLEQLAARFNRKASMRETWLSENQRLVSQDNFGFDLAAVEAAAKKHEAIETDIFAYEERVQAVMAVSQELEAENYHDIERINARKDNVLRLWNYLLELLRARRMRLELSLQLQQNFQEMLYILDSMEEIKMRLLTDDYGKHLMGVEDLLQKHSLVEADINVLGERVKAVVQQSQRFLEHGEGYRPCDPTIIVERVQQLEDAYAELVRLAVERRARLEESRKLWQFYWDMADEENWIKEKEQIVSTGDIGHDLTTINLLLSKHKALENEIQSHEPQLMSVAAVGDELVRQKHFGSDRIQERLQEILGMWNHLLDLAAFRRKRLEEAVDYHQLFADADDIDIWMLDTLRLVSSEDVGRDEANVQSLLKKHKDVTDELKNYATTIDQLRQQASSLGEQDAKSPEVLERLDSIDSRYKELMELAKLRKQRLLDALSLYKLFSESDGVEQWIGEKNRMLETMVPAKDIEDVEIMKHRYNGFEKEMYANASRVAVVNQLARQLLHVEHPNSEQIVARQNELNQKWAELREKAENKRDELNSAHGVQTFHIECRETVSWIEDKKRILQQTDSLEMDLTGVMTLQRRLSGMERDLAAIQAKLDALEMEAQNIQQQNLEDPEVIKGRIDQIHTIWEQLTQMLKERDAKLEEAGDLHRFLRDLDHFQAWLRRTQTDVASEDTPTTLADAEKLLTQHQNIKEEIDNYTDDYQKMMEYGERLTSEAGDGDTQYMFLRERLNALKMGWEDLRQMWVNRKILLSNSLNLQIFDRDARQAEVLLSQQEHILAKDETPANFEQAEHMIKRHEAFMTTMDANDEKINSVVQFAGRLVDEGHFAADKVKKKAESINERRRINREKANQYMEKLKDQLQLQMFLQDCEELGEWVQEKHITAQDETYRSAKTVHSKWTRHQAFEAEIASNKDRLQQLQQAAEELIQQKPDLAEIIKPKVAELADQFEELETTTHDKGERLFDANREVLIHQTCDDIDSWMNELEKQIESTDTGSDLASVNILMQKQQMIETQMAVKARQVTELDKQAEHLQRTVPDDKMEEIKCKKEKVAQRFAQLKAPLIDRQRQLEKKKEAFQFRRDVEDEKLWIAEKMPQATSTEYGNSLFNVHMLKKKNQSLRTEIENHEPRINLVCNNGQKLIDEGHEDSPEFQKLIPELTEKWKELKHAVDDRNKHLLQNEKAQQYFFDATEAESWMSEQELYMMVEDRGKDEISAQNLMKKHESLEHAMEDYAETIRQLGETARQLINDQHPLVDQIAVKQSQVDKLYAGLKDLAGERRAKLDDALQLFMLNREVDDLEQWIAERELVAGSHELGQDYDHVTLLWERFKEFARDTEAIGSERVAAVNGIADSLMASGHSDAATIAEWEDGLNEVWQDLLELIETRTQMLEASKELHKFFHDCKDVLGRILEKQNAMSDELGRDAGSVSALQRKHANFMQDLSTLQSQVSQIQEESATLQASYCGDKAREITNREGEVVAAWNNLQSLCDGRRTKLEDTGDLFRFFNMVRTLMIWMDDVVRQMNTSEKPRDVAGVELLMNNHQSLKAEIDAREDNLMACINLGKDLLARNHYASSQIKEKLAALTDHRNALLHRWEERWENLQLILEVYQFARDAAVAEAWLVAQEPYLMSQELGHTIDEVENLIKKHEAFEKSAAAQEERFSALHRLTTFELKEMKRREQEREEEERRKKEEAAAAEAARLAKATPVTSPDEPPSERAEAEGVPTGERPAGEDESHVAHRKASTRTPQPQDKPKEEQRSPTDDEFEGVLQRKHEWESTTKKASNRSWHKVYMVVRGQSLFVYTDQKSYKAAPDQPYKGESPLDLRGATITVASDYTKKKHVFRVKSQSGSDFLFQAKDDAEMNDWVTVLNQAAQGTSGAGTSRAHTLPAPTQAETKRRSFFTLKKN, via the exons ATGACGACCGACATCTCGGTGGTGCGCGGGGGTTGGGACCCCACGCTACAACAAGAGATTGTCGATGAGTACGAATACGACGGGGGAAACTCGAGTTCGAGACTTTTTGAACGTTCACGCATCAAAGCTTTAGCTG GTGAACGTGAATTGGTACAAAAGAAGACTTTCCAAAAATGGGTCAATTCCCATCTGGTTCGGTGTTCATGCCGAATTGGCGATCTATACGTCGATCTTCGAGATGGCAAAATGCTCATCAAGCTTCTCGAGATTCTCTCCGGAGAACGTTTACCACGACCTACGAAAGGAAAAATGCGAATCCATTGTCTAGAAAACGTCGATAAAGCGTTGCAATTTCTTCGGGAGCAACGAGTGCATCTAGAAAATATGGGATCTCACGACATAGTCGATGGAAATCCTCGTTTGAGTCTTGGTCTCATCTGGACCATTATCCTGCGATTCCAAATTCAAGACATTACCATCGAAGAAACGGACAATCAAGAAACGAAATCAGCGAAAGACGCTCTACTTCTTTGGTGTCAAATGAAAACTGCTGGATATCACAATGTAAATGTACGAAATTTCACTACATCCTGGCGCGACGGTTTAGCCTTCAACGCCATCATCCATAAACACCGTCCGGATTTGATCCAGTTCGACAAACTTTCCAAATCAAATGctatttacaatttaaacaACGCGTTCAATGTAGCCGAAGACAAGCTTGGTCTGACCAAACTTTTAGATGCTGAAGACATATTCGTCGATCATCCTGACGAAAAATCAATCATCACTTATGTAGTCACGTATTATCATTACTTCTCAAAGATGAAACAGGAGACCGTGCAAGGTAAAAGAATAGGCAAAGTGGTTGGTATTGCCATGGAGAATGATCGTATGATACACGAGTACGAAAGTTTAACCAGTGACCTATTGAGATGGATAGAAGGCACCATAGAGGCTTTAGGTGATCGTCGGTTTGCTAACTCTTTAGTAGGAGTGCAATCTCAGCTCTCCCAATTCTCTAATTATCGTACTGTAGAGAAACCTCCGAAGTTTGTCGAGAAAGGCAATCTGGAGGTGTTGCTGTTCACTTTACAGTCGAAGATGCGAGCCAATAATCAAAAACCATATACGCCTAAAGAGGGTAAGATGATCTCGGACATTAACAAAGCGTGGGAGAGGCTAGAAAAGGCGGAACACGAGCGTGAATTGGCTCTGCGTGAAGAATTGATTCGTCAGGAGAAATTGGAACAACTAGCAGCTAGATTCAACCGAAAGGCTAGCATGAGAGAGACCTGGTTGTCCGAGAATCAACGTTTGGTTTCTCAGGATAATTTCGGTTTCGATTTAGCTGCTGTGGAAGCTGCAGCCAAGAAGCACGAGGCCATCGAGACAGACATCTTTGCGTATGAAGAACGAGTTCAAGCTGTTATGGCTGTTTCACAGGAATTGGAAGCTGAGAATTATCACGATATCGAACGTATTAATGCTCGGAAAGACAATGTTCTTAGATTGTGGAATTATCTGCTCGAATTGCTTCGTGCTAGAAGGATGAGATTAGAGTTGTCTTTGCAGCTCCAACAGAACTTCCAAGAGATGTTGTACATTCTAGACAGCatggaagaaataaaaatgcgTCTGTTGACCGACGATTATGGAAAGCACTTGATGGGCGTCGAGGATCTTTTGCAGAAACATTCTCTGGTAGAAGCTGATATCAACGTGTTGGGCGAAAGAGTGAAAGCTGTCGTTCAACAGAGCCAGAGATTCTTAGAACACGGAGAAGGTTATCGACCGTGTGATCCAACTATCATTGTTGAACGCGTACAACAGCTCGAAGACGCGTACGCTGAATTGGTACGCCTGGCAGTCGAACGCAGAGCCAGATTGGAAGAGTCTCGTAAATTGTGGCAGTTCTATTGGGACATGGCTGACGAGGAGAATTGGATAAAGGAGAAGGAACAGATCGTATCGACTGGAGACATTGGTCACGATTTGACGACTATAAATCTGCTGTTGTCCAAACACAAAGCATTGGAGAATGAAATCCAGTCTCATGAACCGCAATTGATGTCTGTGGCTGCTGTTGGAGATGAACTGGTTCGTCAGAAACACTTTGGTTCTGATAGGATTCAGGAGAGACTTCAAGAAATTCTGGGAATGTGGAATCATCTCCTGGATTTGGCCGCTTTCAGAAGGAAGCGCTTGGAGGAGGCTGTAGACTACCATCAACTGTTTGCAGATGCCGATGACATTGATATTTGGATGCTGGATACACTACGACTCGTCTCATCGGAAGACGTTGGCAGAGACGAAGCCAATGTCCAATCGTTGTTGAAGAAACACAAAGATGTGACAGATGAACTCAAGAACTACGCTACAACTATCGATCAGCTTCGTCAGCAGGCATCGTCTCTTGGTGAGCAGGATGCTAAGTCACCGGAAGTGCTGGAAAGACTGGACTCCATAGACTCCAGATACAAGGAACTTATGGAACTCGCCAAACTTCGCAAACAGAGATTGTTGGATGCATTATCATTGTACAAGTTGTTCAGCGAGTCAGACGGAGTGGAGCAATGGATCGGTGAGAAGAATAGGATGTTGGAGACTATGGTACCGGCGAAGGATATCGAAGACGTTGAGATTATGAAGCACAGATACAATGGTTTCGAAAAGGAAATGTATGCCAACGCTTCTCGAGTTGCTGTGGTCAATCAACTCGCAAGACAATTATTGCACGTTGAACATCCCAATTCTGAGCAGATCGTTGCACGTCAGAACGAGTTGAACCAGAAATGGGCTGAGCTCCGCGAGAAAGCAGAGAACAAACGTGACGAATTGAACTCTGCTCATGGCGTACAGACCTTCCACATTGAATGCCGCGAGACAGTATCTTGGATCGAGGATAAGAAACGTATCCTTCAACAAACAGACAGTTTAGAGATGGATCTGACTGGAGTCATGACCTTGCAACGTCGACTAAGTGGAATGGAGCGCGACCTGGCAGCCATCCAGGCTAAATTGGACGCCTTGGAAATGGAGGCTCAGAATATCCAACAACAGAATCTGGAAGATCCTGAGGTGATCAAGGGAAGGATTGATCAGATACACACTATTTGGGAGCAGTTGACACAGATGTTGAAGGAACGTGATGCAAAATTGGAAGAAGCAGGTGATCTTCACAGATTCCTCAGAGATTTGGATCACTTCCAGGCTTGGTTACGCAGGACACAAACTGATGTGGCCAGCGAAGATACTCCAACTACCTTGGCTGATGCTGAGAAACTCTTGACACAACACCAGAATATTAAGGAAGAAATTGATAATTATACCGATGACTACCAGAAGATGATGGAGTACGGCGAAAGATTGACCAGCGAAGCTGGTGATGGTGATACACAGTACATGTTCCTTAGGGAGAGATTAAACGCCCTGAAGATGGGCTGGGAAGATTTACGCCAGATGTGGGTCAACAGAAAGATCTTACTGTCCAATTCTCTTAATCTGCAAATCTTCGATCGCGACGCACGCCAGGCAGAAGTGCTTTTGTCCCAGCAAGAGCACATTCTCGCTAAGGATGAAACGCCGGCGAACTTCGAACAAGCGGAGCACATGATCAAGCGTCACGAGGCGTTCATGACCACGATGGACGCGAACGACGAGAAAATCAACTCCGTGGTGCAGTTCGCCGGACGACTTGTCGACGAGGGCCACTTCGCGGCGGACAAAGTCAAGAAGAAGGCAGAGAGCATTAACGAGCGTCGTCGAATAAACCGAGAGAAGGCGAATCAGTATATGGAGAAACTCAAGGATCAGTTACAGTTGCAGATGTTCTTACAGGATTGCGAAGAATTGGGAGAATGGGTTCAGGAGAAGCACATCACCGCTCAAGATGAAACTTATAGAAGTGCCAAGACGGTGCATAGCAAGTGGACAAGGCACCAGGCGTTTGAGGCCGAAATCGCGAGTAATAAGGATCGTCTGCAGCAATTACAACAGGCTGCTGAAGAATTGATTCAACAGAAGCCTGATTTAGCTGAGATCATCAAGCCTAAGGTGGCAGAATTGGCTGACCAGTTTGAGGAACTTGAGACTACTACTCATGACAAAGGTGAACGCCTGTTCGACGCCAATCGTGAAGTCCTTATTCACCAGACTTGCGACGATATTGATTCTTGGATGAACGAACTGGAGAAACAGATTGAAAGCACGGATACTGGTTCTGATTTGGCATCGGTGAATATCTTGATGCAGAAGCAACAAATGATCGAAACTCAGATGGCTGTGAAAGCGAGACAGGTTACCGAGTTGGACAAACAGGCTGAACACTTGCAACGTACGGTGCCTGACGACAAGATGGAGGAGATTAAGTGCAAGAAGGAGAAGGTGGCTCAGAGATTCGCCCAACTGAAAGCACCATTGATCGATCGTCAACGTCAGttagagaagaagaaggaagctTTCCAGTTCAGGCGCGACGTGGAAGACGAGAAGCTCTGGATCGCCGAGAAGATGCCTCAGGCTACCAGTACGGAGTATGGAAATTCATTGTTTAACGTGCACATGCTTAAGAAGAAGAACCAGTCTCTGCGTACTGAGATAGAGAACCATGAACCCAGAATCAATCTGGTCTGCAACAACGGACAGAAACTTATAGACGAGGGCCACGAGGATAGTCCTGAGTTCCAGAAATTGATACCCGAGTTAACCGAGAAATGGAAGGAGCTGAAGCATGCTGTAGACGACAGGAACAAGCATCTCTTGCAAAACGAAAAGGCACAGCAGTACTTCTTTGACGCGACAGAAGCGGAATCCTGGATGAGCGAACAAGAATTGTATATGATGGTAGAAGACCGTGGCAAGGACGAAATTTCAGCCCAGAACTTGATGAAGAAACACGAGTCTTTGGAACATGCCATGGAAGATTATGCAGAGACCATCCGCCAGCTTGGAGAAACCGCCAGGCAGCTCATTAACGATCAACATCCTCTTGTTGACCAGATTGCTGTGAAGCAATCACAAGTAGACAAACTGTACGCTGGTTTGAAAGATCTTGCTGGCGAACGTCGAGCTAAATTAGACGACGCTCTTCAATTGTTCATGCTGAATAGAGAAGTGGACGATCTTGAGCAGTGGATCGCAGAAAGAGAATTGGTAGCTGGAAGCCACGAATTGGGTCAGGATTACGATCATGTGACGCTCCTTTGGGAGAGGTTCAAAGAGTTTGCTCGAGATACCGAGGCGATAGGCTCGGAAAGAGTGGCGGCAGTGAATGGAATTGCAGATTCTCTAATGGCAAGTGGTCACTCCGATGCTGCTACTATTGCAGAATGGGAGGATGGTTTGAACGAAGTCTGGCAAGATCTGCTGGAATTGATCGAGACTCGTACGCAAATGCTGGAAGCTAGTAAAGAACTGCACAAGTTCTTCCACGATTGCAAAGACGTGCTTGGAAGAATCTTGGAGAAACAGAACGCTATGTCTGACGAATTAGGTCGCGACGCTGGTTCAGTCTCAGCTCTGCAGAGGAAGCACGCCAACTTCATGCAGGATTTATCCACGTTGCAGAGCCAGGTGTCGCAGATCCAAGAGGAATCTGCTACGTTACAGGCTAGTTATTGCGGAGACAAGGCTAGAGAGATCACTAATCGTGAAGGGGAGGTAGTTGCTGCTTGGAACAATCTTCAATCGCTTTGCGATGGTAGAAGAACGAAACTGGAGGATACCGGTGATCTGTTCCGATTCTTCAACATGGTTAGGACTCTGATGATTTGGATGGATGATGTAGTTCGTCAGATGAACACTTCGGAGAAACCTCGCGACGTTGCTGGAGTGGAGTTACTAATGAACAATCATCAAAGTTTAAAAGCCGAAATAGATGCTAGGGAGGACAATCTGATGGCGTGTATCAATCTTGGGAAAGACTTGTTAGCCAGGAACCACTATGCTAGTAGCCAGATCAAGGAGAAATTGGCAGCTTTAACTGATCACAGAAACGCGTTGCTGCATAGATGGGAGGAACGTTGGGAGAATCTACAACTGA TTTTGGAGGTCTATCAATTCGCAAGAGACGCAGCGGTTGCTGAAGCATGGTTAGTCGCCCAGGAACCATACCTTATGAGTCAAGAACTTGGC CACACGATCGATGAAGTGGAGAATCTGATTAAGAAGCACGAAGCGTTTGAAAAATCGGCAGCTGCTCAGGAAGAAAGGTTTAGTGCCTTGCATCGACTCACTACG TTTGAGTTGAAAGAAATGAAGAGGAGAGAACAAGAacgagaggaagaagaaagacgCAAGAAGGAGGAGGCCGCAGCAGCCGAGGCAGCTCGATTAGCTAAAGCAACACCGGTAACTAGTCCAGACGAACCACCGAGCGAAAG AGCCGAAGCAGAAGGTGTACCAACTGGAGAACGTCCCGCCGGAGAAGACGAATCACATG TGGCACATCGCAAGGCTTCTACACGTACACCACAACCTCAAGACAAGCCCAAGGAAG